The window GAAGAAGGGTGAATGAGAAAGTGTTTTAGCTTACCACGTTATATTACACAATTGTCTGCCTTCCATATGTTGATACCTATATTTTAATGTTATCAGGTCAACAAATAAAGTCCCAAGCCCAGTAGAGAAAGTCCAAAAAGAGCAAGGAAAAAAGGTCATGAAGTGCCTATCCGGCCAACGTCCTGACCGAGTCGGCTAAGTAACCAAAGAAAAGGTCTCACTGTAGAATACCTTAGGATGAGGTTATTGTCTTTGAATACACGGCAGCTTTCCGGCAATGGTGCCAAAATTGCTTGCTCAAGTGTAAGAAATTGTAGCAATATAATTCTTAGAATACCTAGGTCGAACCACAAGGAATAAGGTGATTCAAAGACAATGTAATCAAACAAAAGTTGGATGTAGAAAAAGAGTAATTTTTCTTTGTGATTgtaaacaagaataataataataacttatttaaaTCAGTAATATAAATACAAGGACATTGaggtgtttccctatatcgatataaaattctttataatctaaaaagaaataaatttcataattgatttttttagacAATGAAAAACCTATGATTAAGTTGAattgagacaattcaagaacacATTGTAACCTAGATTGACAATACAAGTAGAATAGTTTCTAGAAAAACacattcactttaaaacctaatttctatttaaaactatgagaaattcatttaaacaatgagaaaatatgattgaacttattaaaagcatggaagaacttaTACATAAAGAGAAATCttattgaacaatcaaatatgttgtcaTCTCAAAGCTTAGGATGAATCACAATGAATTATcatacattataaaagaaacATAACTCCTAGCCCTAGTTGAAAGCTTAGGCTGCCATGAGAGAACAAGAAAATACAAGCTTTGTGTTCTCCCAATTTGTTTCCCACAGCCCACATTAAAACCTAaccaaaaagaaatcaaagaaaataaaactcaaCTATTTAATTTCTGTCTAGATTTTCAATAGCAACTTGCCGGTAACTTTAAGCCTTCAAAAAGTGTGAAATTCGGAAAACTCAAAACTACAAAATTGTAGGGCTTGAAGTCACAGCCCGTCTGACCTTGTGTTGATTGGATTTTGGGGAAAGAGGTAAGTCCAAAATATTGATCAGTAttctaatttttccttttcagattataccttcatgatttcttttttaaatataaatttttcaaaagtaatGCTAGGACCACaacttttgtcacaatttttgCCAAGACTTGCTCAGATGGCAAGTTATGAGTGGTGGTGTTGTGGACCCATGCTTTTACTCCACTACTCATGACTTGCCATGTGAGCAAGTTGTAGCAAAAGTTGTGATCCTagtattttccatttttcaAACATCGTGCACGTCTCAAGCACTCCAATAGCACCttcttagacatttaagcatggtcctttagttcttctttaattctagtttgacCACCATTCTCCCACAAACtcttataaacttatttttcacatgatctttgaaaatatataattacacacaataaatggtattttattcaagaaattatgtaaagataaataataaggactaatgcaaatcataatttaattatacaaattaagcatagtaataaggaTATAATGCCCGAAtagatatataataaatatacattttaagacgttattaacatttttcttgtcTAAGTTCTATTCTGCAGGGAACCATCCTGTGTCTGTATATATATGTTGTAGAAtacagtcatttttttttaaagcaaatgCCAATAGCTTacagaaaatttaattttgatcgCAACCAAACTACACATTAAGGGGTAGTAGGATGCAAAAGAATTAAACAAAAACGAGAAATCCTCTTTTCGTGCCACAATCGCTTAAGAAAAGTATAGAGAGACCAGCCCGCAATCCTCTAAACCTTGTTAGCCATGTTGTTTGAGAGCCAATCCAGTCCCTCATTCAATCCTTCACCAGAAGTGCACATGTGCTCTGGATGTACCAATGGCGTTGCCGGAGAGAATGAAGGCCAAGCTTATCAGTGATCTCAGCAGCATTCATTGCATTAGGAAGATCTTGCTTGTTTGCGAACACAAGCAACACAGCCTCTCTTAATTCATCCTCATTCTACACCCTGTGCAgctcatctctttttttttttttggcttcctGTGCAGCTCATCTCTAGCCTCAACAACACGGTCTCGGTCATTACTATCTACCACAAATATTAGCCCTTGTGTGTTTTGGAAGTAGTGCCTCCATAAAGGCCGAATCTTGTCCTGACCACCAACATCCCACACAGTGAAgctaatatttttatattccaCAGTTTCCACATTAAATCCAATGGTAGGGATGGTGGTAACCATTTCTCCTAACTTGAGCTTATACAATATTGTAGTTTTGCAAGCAGCGTCGAGAGAGACCAACCATAAGAATACGCATCTCTTTCTTAGCAAAAAGCCGGCTGAAAAGCTTGGTGAAGGACAGCCCCATTTCGTAGAATACAGTCATTAAATACTTATTATTAATATACTAATTTTGTCGTAGGTAACAAATTATAGGGCTATATTTTATTATGGACAAAATTTGTATACAGTACTTTACATACTATTTCTtaaatatcttttctttttaaaaaaaatattaaacaccTGCCTTATTTGTTTGGAGTGTTTGTTTTGTGTATAGACTACTTCAGCGGAGCTTATTTTTTTAGGACATATCATGTCCATCCTGCAGAACGAACCAGGCGCAATACCCAACCCAGCCAGCTTTTGTCCAAAGAAGTGTTCGCAAATATCCTGACGCGTGTacttttgaaccaaaaaaaaaaaatcccttacACCATCCTACTTTCTAGTTACGGCAtgtttggtagaggagtttaagtaatattgtttggatatttttgaTATAcatgtgggtaaaaaagtgtgaTGAAATTTGTGTAAGATTGTTTAAAATATGAAAGAATATATTTAAGCTAGCTTATCAAACAGGGCCTAAGTTCTTCTTATAGTTGACTTTTCATTCATATGCACATAGTTAGAAGTTTtctaatgataataaaattggttcatcaaaaataataataataaaaataaaattattattactatttattgtGGCTTCCATATGCCATTTTTTATATGTTAGTCATTTATGCATATGTAATGAATTCTGTGATTGAATGccattaaacaaaatatttctcAATATGACGGTGCTATTCCAAGtcaaataaaacttttaaattcttagttaaaattttgaaactaatgAGTAACGTATTGCTCCTGcctaaaatgaataaaaatatattttttcatttaaaaaattattcatttttgttCTACTTATCCCCTCTTTTTGTGTACAATTTTTCTTATGAATTGTAATATGTGacttgaattttgaaaattgattcaAACTGATTGTTTGGTTACTTTTAagtagtttatatatatatatatatatatatatatattttgaaaagtttATGTTAATTAGCTTTATTTAGTGACAAATttgtatgtattttatttttattttaatgtatctGTGGGGGGTTTGGGCCCAGAAAATCAGTACCTACCGATTTAGCTAAGGCCCAAAATCGGCCCAAGTAGCCAAGTCCAGCCCATAAGAGGGTAATGGACCTTAAACTCGATTGGAGTGAGCTTAGCCCAATAAGACATGTATTGGGACAAAGAAATTATCATTCAGGGGAAATCCTATAGTGCTCGGCCTAACATCGATTGATGAGATGGTGAGGAACTGATGAAGAATTGACCAAACTAAAGTTAGTAGTCGAGAGTTGTTAGTACCTTTAGGGAACTCGCTACTAAACACTATTTGGTGTTTGGAACAAGTTTCAAGAGAATCTTCAGAAGGAATGATGATTCCTTGGGATTCTGACGAAAGTGGAAATGCATGTGAAttggtaaaataataatgatttgTATCCCACTAAAGAGGTACTATATAAGTGGTGGGAAGACAAACAAGAAGGGGGTTGGAAAAGCATTAGGAAAAAGACTTGGGAAAAACATTGGGATACATTGGGAAACGCAGGGAAAAGAGGGAAAACACACAAAGGGAAGAGATTGTGAgcaaaaagagaggaagaagaactACTAGAGGGTGAGGTTTGTAGGTTTAGAGGTTATCAGGAAGGATATAGTCTTGACTATTTGGTTGGTGCTTGGAGCCCTACCTGTAGGATTGCTAGAAAgcccacaaataaataaattgggggCCCAACTCCTTCACCCAGCTTCACAGAAACAGTAGGTTTGAGGTCTACAATTGGCACTGGGAAAAGAGGGAAAACACACAAAGGGAAGGGATTGTGAgcaaaaagagaggaagaagatcAGCTAGAGGGCGAGGTTTATAGGTTTAGAGGTTATCAGGAAGTATACAACCTGGACTATCTGGTTGGTGCTTGGAGCCCTACCCGTAGGATTGCTAGAAAGCTCACAAATAAATAGATTGAGGGCCCAAATCCTTCACCTAGCTTCACAGGCACAATAGGTTTGGGGTCCACAATTATCTTTCCTAAACTTaattgtatttgggtaaatgtACTTGAGCCTCATTTGCTATTTGGAAAGCTACATTCAGAGTCATCTCGTGACCTCAGGTGACTTGTTACAAGGTTGCAAGTTGCACGATCAATgtattctattttttggctaCTATGATGATGCTAGCACACGCCCTCACAGCTGTTGTACGTGACTAAGCCTTCAGATAAGGGTCATTGCAAACCCTAGAACATAAGTTGAATATCGAAGAGGCCACCCCTTGTAAGTAAAGAGAGGGTTTTTGgtttgtaaagttgaatttatttaactatgtgttggctttattttgtgccaaatttgcttgtaattcagcatttagaaaccttgtatttaggtgggaataatgtgagggttgtgtgtgagagagtgtgaagaattgATCAAGTGTGTGCAATTAAGAGGCAATTTGCGACTAGATCTCGTGACTGACTCTCGAGTGGTGACTTGCCAGAATTTGTCACACGAGTGGAGCATGCAGGAAGTTGAAGGGTTAGAACAGCTGGATCACTACAAGATAAAAAGTATAGTTTGGCCATTCTGTTTTCTGGCGACTGGAACTTGTGACTTGTCCCAGTCACAAGTGACTCACCAGTACAACATGTTTTACTGAAAAATGACTTTCCACATTCCTTCTCATACTCTACTATAAATACttttatacccacgaaatataaagagcttccagagaaaattttgagagaaaaaccttagagaaaaacaagattgattcatccataaTCTTATGCCTTTGAATctccaaatttctctactctcatcctctccattgtcaaacccttgagaggatCTTAAGCCAAATCCTAACCTCACCATATTCATATCAATGAGAAGGTTCTTGGTGTATTAGGAAGCCCTTGTAAGTAAAGAGAGAGCTTTTGgtttgtaaagttgaatttatttaactatgtgttggctttattccgtgtcaaatttgcttgtaattcagcatttagaaaccttgAATTTAAGTGGaaataatgtaagggttgtaTGTAAAAGAGTGTAAAGAATTGATCAAGTGTGTGCAATCAAGAGGCAACTCGTGACTAGATCTCGTGACTGACTTGCGAGTGGTGACTCGCCAGAATTTGTCACACGAGTGGAGCATGCAGGAAGTTGAAGGGTTAGGACAGCTAGATCACTACAGGATAAAAAGTACAGTCTGACCATTCTGTTTTCTGGTGACTGGAACTTGGGACTTGTCCCAATCACAAGTGACTCGCCAGTACACcatgttttgctgaaaaatgacttttcacattccttctcataccctactataaatacccttatacccacgaaatgtagagagcttctagagagagttttgagagaaaaaccctagagaaaaacaagattgatttatcCACAATCTTATGCCTTTGAATctccaaatttctctactctcaTCCTCTCAATTGTCAAACTCTTGAAAGGATCTTAAgccaaatccttacctcaccaTATTCATATCAGTGAGAAGGTTCTTGGTGTATTGGGAAGTAGTTCAAGAgagaaccaattcatattggttgatgcaatgggcttattgcaGGATTCggtaagttagagaagacaaggttaggcgtaaccctgttggagcaagaagcttgtagggattaggtgcattgggtagattaggcttggagggtctattgctattcatgtatctcaactgattttctagtggatcattttaccgcttggaaggcggcAGAGAGGCTTTTcgccgagtacttcggtttcctcttcaataacacgtgctggtgttatcttgtgtttgcttcTCTCTAATCCTTAATCTTtccttttaattactgctgtgttgtgattaaattatggtttagagtagttTGCAATATTTGGGTATagcttatatttatcattctacacatatattgtttgaatataagtttgtgttggtatttttgtaattgggggtctaaacattcactagtgttttacacactaagtgAGCTTTCATGGTTGTTGAGCAAAAACactttatacattttttttccatttctttcaATCCTTGATTGAGATTTGTATTTCTTTCATCTCACCTATACATAGACCCTTGTGAGTAGTGAGTGAGGTTATTGGAAATTTAGGAAGCTACATTCAAAATCCAATCTATCTTGTGGAGTTTACATTGGCGCTTTAATGGAGGGTCTTCGGTAAGCTAGAAGGAGAAAGGGCTTGGAGAAGCAGGTTACTAGCtaaagcttggagggcttaatgCACCTAGGCTTCtgggcttggagggtttatagTGTTCTATTGTATTGCAACTATCTTGTCTAGTTGAGATTTTTGACGGTGTGGTTCGGCGAGAGGTTTTTCCGCCCGAGTTTCGAGTTATCCTCTTCCTAAACACTTTAGTATTTAGTTGTGGTTTGCATGCTTTTACCCTTTTTCCATATTGCTTTATATTTTGATATGCTTTGTGTAGATTAATTCTTACTTTATGGAAATTGGTTAATCATTTATACTGGGACTAATTTGTTAGTTTAGTTTAAAAGTGATTTAGCCGTAATGATATATTGGTAGAGATAAATAGatgaaataattttagaaataatttaatttttagagagaacaaagtattttttaacaaattttctttGTGACTAGTTTATTTAAAGGtgtgtcattttatttttatatgacaTAAATATGGCATTAAAACTTTGTATAGttttaatgacaaaaataattgcaCTTAGGAGATGTTCAAcatataataaatttcaaaattttgttttatttgttcatTTTCACACCACCAATCAGATGGTAGTGAAAGATAAATCTATTTTGATTTGATCTGATTTTGATATTAGAGAATAGAAGTTACTTCacattataaaatttctaaatagcacatgattattattattattttagaaggAAAATAGCACATGATTATAAATCTAAAATGTGAAGaacaaaactaaaactaaatacTTTGCCCAATTCcctcaaagaaataaaaataaataaataaaaactttgccCAAAAATAAAGAGCATGacgaaaactaaaaaaaaacttgaagttATTAGCTGAATTCAATCAATTTCTCTTTTGTCATTTTCCatcattttttcaataatttaatggATTGcaattaactcaattaataaagttttttgttCTCGAAAGCTAAATTTGAATTTCACTTACACAAAAAAGTCAAATCAATTAGAATGTTCACCACTtaaatcacaataattttaattttaattaaaaaaatttgagaacaatgataataataatggtaATGCTTATTGTAAAAAGGGAGTttgtgttgtgacttgtgacttGTGGTGAAGGCAGGAAACGAAATGATGTGAGgataataatatatagatatagatatccATATGACATTGATTCGTGAGTGTATTGAAGGATGATGGTAGCGATGGCAGTGCCAACGAATACAATAACAGCAGCTTCCTATTGTGCAATTGCAAAGGTTTTGAGAGGCAGAGGCAGAGCGTTGCTGCTTTCGTCCttatcaccatcaccatcatcatcagtCTCAGTAACAATATGCAATAAcaataaccaaaataataataatggtcgTCTTCCATCGCCACTCACCCTCTCCTCCTTTGCAAGGGGAAGAAGAAGCACACAGTCACAGTGGGTAccatcattatcattatcattatcattttgcACGGCGGCGGCCGATACTGATGCGGCGACGGTTGGTAGTAATACTAAtagaaatgaagaagaagaagaagaagaagaagaagagaagcaGAAAAAGGATCCGgaactaataataaaagaagCGGCGGAGATGCTGGACATAAGGGTTGGGCGTGTTGTTAAGGCGTGGAGGCATGAGGAGGCTGACTCTCTTTACGTCGAAGAGGTCGATGTTGGAGAAGCTGAACCCAGAACTATCTGTAGCGGCCTAGTCAATTTTGTTCCCCTTCACCTCCTTCAGGTCAGCTCTATCTCAATTtccaatttctttctttcatatgAACCCAcgtaatttaatttgtatatatctccatctaaatctaaatctaaatctCAATCTCTtgtcttctatttatttattatgtcatGATGATAAACTTTACTAAGGGACAAGAAGATTGAGCTTCATGCCTCCCAAATGCAACCTCTATTCCATGTAACATGTAGTAATACTAATAGCTAAACTAAACACTCCCCGAAATGTTTGAAAAAGACATACAGGGAATAATAGATTTCAAGAGATCAAATATACATACATAGTTTGATCAGTGTTTAATCAGATCTTAGCATTTCCATGATTCAAcacagagaaagaaagaaacagttATATCTATTCAAACAATGAGATCTGACTAAACCTGATTTTTTCCCATCAATCTTTGGGAGAAAAATGTTGGAAGCAAATGAAATCATTTCCAAAGGAGAACACAAAAAGTAAAGTCATTTTCTTTACCTGCTCattaatttggaattttcatAATGTTgatatttactcaaaaaaataaaatggactTTCACTCTTTGTCAGTGTCCAAATTAATTGTTTCAGTATACACTGTGAAACtgcataaaatatttgatatacATTACATGCAGGATAAAAAAGTAGTTGTTCTTGCTAATTTGAAGCCAAGGAACATGCGTGGTGTCAAGTCATGTGGGATGCTTATGGCTGCTTCTGATGCATCCCATGAGAATGTTGAGCTTCTAGTGCCTCCAGAGGATTCACTACCTGGTGAAAGAATTTGGTTTGGTTCagaaaacgaaaaagaaaatcaacctGCTGCTGCCACACCCAACCAGGTACCCACTTCTTTCATTTGAAGCATTCAAGCATTTAATGTCCAATTAACACAGGAAAAGAAACAAGTGAATCAACTGTATCTCAAATGATACCCTCTCCCTCTATAAGAATTGCTGGAATGTAAAGTCATGGTCCAAGATTCGCTGAGTTCATGTGtgacttaccaataaaaaaaatttccccaaaattttttggtTTGCATGTCAATCAGTGTTTGCACAATCATTGCACAAATATCTTGGTCAATAACAcataatttgtattattttatttgcgTGGAATCTATGTTTACTGTATAAAATAGTTAAGAggtttacttattaaaaaaaaaaaaaggttaagagGTTTGAGGATAGTACTTATATCTGCATAATAGGCACATGTTAACATGCTAATAGCTgcattaatatcaaattatttgaGATCATTATGTAAAATATTACACCAGTTTTTGATGATAATGACCATATTCCTGTCTTAGATATAGCTTATTAGACTAGTAGCCTGTCAAACCCGATATCCGGTGCGTTATTGtcctgtattttttttttttttttttttttttttgtgaatcaATTTTCTGTTTACTCCTTCTATCTCCTTTTCAATTCTTAATGATAAGGTAGGTATGGTGATCTTCCTAGAATGTCCTTTATAATAGAGATGGCACTAATTTTTATGAGAATCTCATTTAGTTTTTGGCAAAAAGTGACTGTAGTGTAGAAAATAGAACGTCTACTTTTGGAAGGTTTCAATTATTTGGAGATAGCCCAAAGAGGAAGGGAGTAATTATTGAAAGAGGGAGGGAGTAATTGTTGATTcatcactttgaaatttgattACAAACAGAAGCCTTTCTACTGTTTCTAGACATTTGTTGTGGATTCTTGTCCATGTTTAATGATGTACCTGCATTTCTTTCTCCTCCTCTTTCCCTGCTGTGAGTAATAGTAATGTGACCTATCCTGATAACTAGTACTTCGGTCTATAGCTATATAGACTGAAGTGCTATAGCTTTGAAACTCCAAGGGTCTTGCTCCACCAAatatagtaaaattaaaaaacatgttttgacTCTTTGATAGTTTTGTTACATCAAATTGAAACAAGGAAAAGCATAAATTGCCTGTTCATTTtattgaattcccttttctgaCCTAGTTGAAGTTTATGGTCCCCAGCTCTCTGTGATTGTTACAACCAGTGTCTTCCAATTTCTTTGTCCTTATAATCTGGTCTTTTCTCTTGTTACAATGTTGCAACCAACACCTCTAGAGTCAGTATGTTATGTGTTCATTCAGCTTACTGAGAATCCCCTTAGCTAAGAGGGATTTTCTTGCCTACATGATTATCAAGATAATTTGTGAGAGACTATGATTTAGGCTGGAAGTGCTTTGAAAAAAACATGTAGTGGATATTGTTCATGAGTTATAATCCCCTGCTCTATGTGATATTTTTTGTTCAGTGCTCCCTTGTTTAATTTGCACTGACAATGTGTATGCTATGTGCTAAAGTTTTTTATCAGACATGGCTTCCAAATCTGTTTAGAGCTTCCTTTGTTGCTAGGTAGCCTTTACAAgcattctttattttaaataggTTGGGACTAGGATGAGGTGTATCATCAAGATAAATGCATCCTTGGCTTGTAAGAAAAGTGATGCAATCTTAGGATACCAAATCCTTGAGG of the Quercus robur chromosome 10, dhQueRobu3.1, whole genome shotgun sequence genome contains:
- the LOC126702278 gene encoding uncharacterized protein LOC126702278; translated protein: MMVAMAVPTNTITAASYCAIAKVLRGRGRALLLSSLSPSPSSSVSVTICNNNNQNNNNGRLPSPLTLSSFARGRRSTQSQWVPSLSLSLSFCTAAADTDAATVGSNTNRNEEEEEEEEEEKQKKDPELIIKEAAEMLDIRVGRVVKAWRHEEADSLYVEEVDVGEAEPRTICSGLVNFVPLHLLQDKKVVVLANLKPRNMRGVKSCGMLMAASDASHENVELLVPPEDSLPGERIWFGSENEKENQPAAATPNQIQKKKIWELVQPHLKTDASCTAMLGLHVMRTSAGAVVSTSLKNANIS